The Pyrus communis chromosome 9, drPyrComm1.1, whole genome shotgun sequence genome has a segment encoding these proteins:
- the LOC137744618 gene encoding uncharacterized mitochondrial protein AtMg00810-like has protein sequence MIDDVIMELTKEFEMKDLGQLNYFLGLQIAYQSGGLFVPQSQYIKDLLNKVDLQDSKPYPTLCLPYHRLIKDDGTPYHSPKQYRSIVGALQYVTFTRPNIAFSVNQCCQFMHNPMNYHVVAIKRILRYLIGTINYGLCFKPGKSHLQAYSDAD, from the coding sequence ATGATTGATGATGTTATTATGGAACTAACCAAAGAGtttgaaatgaaggatttgggccagtTGAATTACTTTCTGGGATTGCAGATTGCTTATCAATCTGGTGGCTTGTTTGTCCCTCAGTCACAATACATCAAGGATCTGTTAAACAAAGTTGATTTGCAAGATTCCAAGCCTTATCCTACCCTTTGTTTACCATATCACAGACTTATCAAAGATGATGGCACTCCATATCACAGTCCAAAGCAATATAGGAGCATTGTTGGGGCCTTGCAGTATGTGACTTTTACAAGGCCAAACATAGCCTTTTCAGTAAATCAATGTTGCCAATTTATGCATAATCCCATGAATTATCATGTTGTTGCAATTAAGAGAATTCTTAGATACCTCATTGGAACAATAAACTATGGTTTGTGCTTCAAACCTGGAAAATCACATCTGCAAGCATACAGTGATGCAGATTGA
- the LOC137746101 gene encoding syntaxin-related protein KNOLLE: MNDLMTKSFTNYVDLKKEAMKDLDLEAGHHNNVEMSSSTTNMHTDLGLFLEEAEKVKQEMASVRDILVRLQQANEESKSLHKSEALQSLRSRINADITAVLKKTRTIRSQLEDMDRANAANRRLSAYKEGTPIYRTRMAVTSGLRKKLKELMMDFQGLRQRMMSEYKETVGRRYFTVTGEQADEEVIEKIISNGGGNGAEEFLGKAIQEHGRGKVLETVVEIQDRHDTAKDIERSLLELHQLFLDMAVMVEAQGEQMDDIEHHVMNASHYVKDGTKHLNTAKGYQRSSRKWMCIGLIILLLLILVIVIPIATSFSHS; this comes from the coding sequence atgaaCGACCTGATGACAAAGTCGTTCACCAACTACGTGGATCTAAAGAAAGAGGCTATGAAAGATTTGGACTTGGAAGCCGGGCATCATAACAATGTGGAGATGTCATCCTCCACCACAAATATGCACACCGACCTTGGTCTGTTCCTGGAAGAGGCCGAGAAGGTGAAGCAGGAGATGGCATCTGTTCGCGACATTCTCGTGCGTCTGCAGCAAGCCAACGAGGAGAGCAAGTCGCTCCACAAGTCCGAGGCATTGCAATCCTTGCGCAGCAGAATCAATGCGGATATTACGGCAGTGCTGAAGAAAACAAGGACCATCAGATCTCAGCTAGAGGACATGGATCGTGCCAATGCCGCCAACAGGAGGCTCTCCGCCTACAAAGAAGGCACTCCGATTTACAGAACGAGGATGGCGGTGACGAGTGGCTTGCGCAAGAAGCTCAAGGAGCTTATGATGGATTTCCAGGGTCTGAGGCAGAGGATGATGAGCGAGTACAAGGAGACTGTTGGGAGACGCTACTTCACGGTCACGGGAGAGCAGGCGGATGAGGAGGTGATTGAAAAGATAATCTCGAATGGGGGTGGGAACGGGGCAGAGGAGTTTCTGGGGAAGGCAATACAGGAGCATGGGAGGGGGAAGGTGTTGGAAACGGTGGTGGAGATACAGGACAGGCACGACACGGCCAAGGACATCGAGAGGAGCCTGTTGGAGTTGCATCAGCTTTTCTTAGACATGGCAGTAATGGTGGAGGCTCAGGGGGAGCAGATGGATGATATAGAACACCATGTGATGAATGCTTCCCACTATGTCAAGGATGGAACAAAACATCTCAACACCGCCAAGGGCTACCAGAGGAGCAGCAGGAAGTGGATGTGTATCGGATTGATAATTCTTCTGCTGCTCATTCTCGTCATCGTTATCCCCATTGCCACCAGCTTTTCTCActcttga